In a genomic window of Brucella anthropi ATCC 49188:
- the fliR gene encoding flagellar biosynthetic protein FliR gives MPVAQLPLNEIILAAVLAFCRIGACLMLMPGLSSARIPLQVRLYIALACSFAVLPLVLQRIVTVVDAGQPWTLFRLMASEMFVGAVIGILAHIYFWALQFMASTMAVSVGYSGSPADAITESEPQATLATIVTFSALFLFFITDMHLEIFRALLNSYVAIPVDGQFRPDAAMIDFTDALSAAFLATLRIAAPFIVFAILVNFAIGLVNKLTPTIPVYFVSMPFVLGGGLLVVYFILPELLRFFTNETATQLRELF, from the coding sequence GTGCCTGTCGCGCAATTGCCGCTCAACGAAATCATCCTGGCCGCCGTTCTGGCGTTCTGCCGCATCGGCGCGTGCCTGATGCTGATGCCGGGGCTTTCGAGTGCGCGCATTCCGTTGCAGGTCAGACTCTACATTGCACTGGCCTGTTCATTCGCGGTCCTGCCGCTGGTGTTGCAGCGTATCGTTACCGTTGTCGATGCCGGGCAACCGTGGACCCTGTTCCGCCTGATGGCGAGCGAAATGTTTGTCGGCGCGGTGATCGGCATTCTGGCGCATATCTATTTCTGGGCGCTGCAATTCATGGCCAGCACGATGGCGGTTTCAGTCGGATATTCCGGCTCGCCTGCCGATGCCATCACCGAAAGCGAACCGCAGGCGACACTTGCCACCATCGTCACTTTCAGCGCTCTGTTCCTGTTCTTCATTACCGATATGCATCTGGAAATCTTCCGGGCGCTGCTCAATTCCTATGTGGCGATTCCGGTTGACGGGCAGTTTCGCCCCGATGCGGCAATGATCGACTTCACCGATGCGCTTTCGGCGGCTTTTCTGGCAACGCTGCGTATTGCAGCGCCGTTCATCGTTTTTGCGATTCTCGTCAATTTCGCCATCGGTCTGGTGAACAAGCTGACGCCGACCATACCGGTTTACTTCGTATCGATGCCATTCGTGCTGGGGGGAGGGCTGCTGGTGGTCTATTTCATCCTGCCGGAACTCCTGCGCTTCTTCACCAACGAAACTGCGACGCAGCTTCGCGAGCTGTTTTGA
- the flhA gene encoding flagellar biosynthesis protein FlhA has protein sequence MKSGLLTGSDMGLAVGIIIILTVLFLPVPAVVLDIGLAFSIAFSVLILMVALWIQRPLDFSAFPTVLLIATMMRLSLNIATTRVILTHGNEGYLAAGHVIHGFSQFVMGGDFVIGLVVFCILIIVNFLVITKGATRIAEVGARFTLDAIPGKQMAIDADLSSGLIDEKEAQRRRRELEEESSFFGSMDGASKFVRGDAIAGLIITAVNIFGGIIIGATRHDMDIAHAADVFTKLSVGDGLVTQIPALIVSLAAGLLVSKGGTRGSADQAIFGQLGAYPKALLVAAMLLFVLGIMPGLPAFPFFMLGGAMAFIGIAVPRRQARQREAEANEAGKKQREAEEQERNSVKASLETNQIELCLGKQLSARLIASQQELAHRVNKMRRKFAQEYGFVIPEIKVTDDIALPPKSYRIKIHGTAVASHELRVGETLVVLGDRPIPSIPGEEVREPAFGMRAYSVPETFASDLRRDGYMTVDNLSVLLTHLSEIVRNNLAQLLSYKDMRILLDRLGSEYRKLLEDICPTHISYSGLQAVLKLLLAERISIRNLHLILEAIAEIAPLVRRPEMIVEHVRMRMAQQICGDLSDNGVLNVLRLGNRWDLVFHQSLKRDAKGEIVEFDIDPRLLEQFGTEASTVIRKHFDNGERFVLVSSPEARPYIRMIIERLFATLPVLSHVEIARGVEVKSLGAIS, from the coding sequence ATGAAAAGCGGACTTCTGACCGGCAGCGATATGGGGCTGGCGGTTGGCATCATCATCATCCTGACCGTGCTTTTCCTGCCTGTTCCGGCTGTCGTGCTGGATATTGGTCTGGCGTTTTCGATCGCCTTCTCGGTCCTGATCCTGATGGTTGCGCTCTGGATTCAGCGCCCGCTAGACTTTTCCGCCTTTCCAACGGTGCTGCTGATCGCCACCATGATGCGATTGTCGCTGAATATCGCGACGACACGCGTGATTCTCACCCACGGCAATGAAGGCTATCTTGCCGCCGGTCATGTGATCCACGGCTTCTCGCAATTCGTGATGGGCGGCGACTTCGTCATCGGTCTGGTCGTTTTCTGCATTCTCATCATCGTCAACTTCCTCGTCATCACCAAGGGCGCGACGCGTATCGCGGAAGTGGGCGCGCGCTTCACCCTCGATGCCATTCCCGGCAAGCAGATGGCCATCGATGCCGACCTGTCGTCCGGCCTGATCGATGAAAAGGAAGCGCAGCGCCGCCGTCGCGAGCTGGAAGAGGAAAGCTCCTTCTTCGGCTCCATGGACGGTGCTTCGAAATTCGTGCGTGGCGATGCGATTGCCGGTCTCATCATCACCGCCGTCAATATTTTCGGCGGCATCATCATCGGCGCTACGCGCCACGATATGGATATTGCGCACGCAGCCGATGTCTTCACCAAGCTGTCGGTCGGCGATGGTCTGGTAACGCAGATTCCGGCCCTGATCGTCTCGCTTGCCGCCGGTCTTCTGGTGTCGAAGGGCGGCACACGCGGCTCCGCCGATCAGGCGATCTTCGGTCAGCTGGGTGCCTATCCGAAGGCGCTTCTGGTTGCGGCGATGCTGCTCTTCGTCCTCGGCATCATGCCGGGCCTGCCAGCCTTCCCATTCTTTATGCTCGGTGGCGCAATGGCTTTCATCGGTATTGCCGTACCCCGTCGACAAGCGCGCCAGCGCGAGGCGGAAGCCAACGAGGCCGGCAAGAAGCAGCGCGAAGCGGAAGAGCAGGAGCGCAATTCCGTCAAGGCGTCGCTCGAAACCAACCAGATCGAGCTTTGCCTCGGCAAGCAGCTTTCCGCCCGCCTGATCGCATCGCAGCAGGAGCTGGCGCATCGCGTCAACAAGATGCGCCGCAAGTTCGCGCAGGAATACGGTTTCGTCATCCCTGAAATCAAGGTCACGGACGATATCGCGCTTCCGCCGAAAAGCTATCGCATTAAGATTCACGGCACGGCAGTCGCCAGCCACGAGCTGCGCGTCGGTGAAACGCTTGTCGTGCTTGGCGACCGCCCGATCCCATCCATTCCGGGTGAGGAAGTGCGCGAACCGGCCTTCGGTATGCGCGCCTATTCCGTGCCGGAAACCTTTGCGTCCGATCTCCGCCGCGATGGCTATATGACCGTGGACAATCTCTCAGTCCTGCTGACACATTTGAGCGAAATCGTCCGCAACAATCTGGCCCAGCTTCTTTCCTACAAAGATATGCGCATTCTGCTGGACCGTCTCGGCTCTGAATATCGCAAGCTTCTGGAAGATATCTGCCCGACGCATATTTCCTATTCGGGCCTGCAGGCGGTGCTGAAGCTGCTGCTCGCCGAACGCATTTCCATCCGCAACCTGCATCTGATCCTTGAAGCCATTGCGGAAATCGCACCGCTCGTTCGCCGCCCGGAAATGATCGTGGAACATGTCCGTATGCGCATGGCGCAGCAGATTTGCGGCGATCTTTCCGACAATGGCGTGCTGAACGTTCTGCGTCTCGGCAATCGCTGGGATCTGGTCTTCCACCAGAGCCTCAAGCGTGATGCCAAAGGTGAAATCGTCGAATTCGACATCGATCCGCGCCTGCTGGAACAGTTCGGCACCGAGGCCTCCACCGTCATTCGCAAGCATTTCGACAATGGCGAACGTTTCGTGCTGGTTTCGTCACCGGAAGCGCGGCCATACATTCGCATGATTATCGAGCGCTTGTTCGCCACCCTGCCTGTCTTGTCCCATGTCGAAATCGCACGTGGCGTGGAGGTGAAGTCACTCGGCGCGATTTCGTAA
- the fliQ gene encoding flagellar biosynthesis protein FliQ encodes MNEADALDIVNSAIWTVLMASGPAVLAAMLAGIGIALFQALTQIQEMTLTFVPKIIVIFVVLALTAPFVGAQINSFTLLAYSRIEKGF; translated from the coding sequence GTGAACGAAGCCGACGCGCTTGATATCGTCAATTCTGCAATCTGGACCGTGCTTATGGCAAGCGGTCCGGCGGTGCTTGCCGCCATGCTTGCAGGCATCGGCATCGCACTTTTCCAGGCGCTGACGCAGATTCAGGAAATGACGCTGACCTTCGTGCCGAAGATCATCGTCATTTTCGTCGTGCTGGCCCTGACCGCGCCATTCGTCGGTGCGCAGATCAACTCCTTCACGCTGCTGGCCTATTCTCGTATCGAGAAGGGGTTCTAG
- the flgD gene encoding flagellar hook assembly protein FlgD, whose protein sequence is MTTTPPIGTNTTNNNTTNNSNSAANKASVDYNSFLKLLVTQMQNQDPTQPMDATQYVSQLATFSNVEQAVQMNSKLETLIANTSLTQAEGWIGRTLTNADGSISGVVKSVTIQSNGMLAELEDGKTLMIGAGVKIS, encoded by the coding sequence ATGACCACGACACCGCCGATTGGCACAAATACGACGAATAACAACACGACGAACAACAGCAATTCCGCGGCCAACAAGGCGAGCGTCGATTACAATTCATTCCTGAAACTTCTGGTGACCCAGATGCAAAATCAGGATCCGACGCAGCCCATGGACGCGACGCAATATGTTTCGCAGCTTGCGACCTTCTCCAATGTCGAGCAGGCCGTGCAGATGAACAGCAAGCTTGAAACGCTGATCGCCAATACGTCTCTGACACAGGCCGAAGGCTGGATCGGTCGCACGCTGACCAATGCCGATGGCAGCATATCGGGCGTCGTGAAATCCGTTACCATCCAGTCAAACGGCATGCTGGCCGAACTGGAAGACGGCAAGACGCTGATGATCGGTGCAGGCGTCAAGATCAGCTAG
- the flbT gene encoding flagellar biosynthesis repressor FlbT, whose product MTPNGKPAIRLSLRAGERIFINGAVLRADRKVSLELLNDATFLLENHVLQPEDTTTPLRQLYFAAQMMLIEPAMREQAHSTFAQMLKGMFSTFKDAEILNALKLVDELVHNGRIFEALKTIRAQYPREAELMGLESPVLPVAATRKSAEANP is encoded by the coding sequence ATGACCCCAAACGGAAAACCGGCCATTCGCCTTTCGCTGCGCGCGGGCGAACGAATCTTCATCAACGGTGCCGTACTGAGAGCCGACCGCAAGGTCTCGCTCGAACTCCTGAACGATGCGACCTTTCTTCTGGAAAACCATGTTCTCCAGCCGGAAGACACAACCACGCCGCTGCGCCAGCTCTATTTCGCCGCGCAGATGATGCTGATCGAACCGGCCATGCGCGAACAGGCCCACTCCACTTTCGCGCAGATGCTGAAAGGCATGTTCTCGACGTTCAAGGATGCGGAAATCCTGAATGCGCTGAAGCTGGTCGACGAGCTGGTGCATAACGGGCGCATTTTCGAGGCGCTCAAGACAATTCGCGCGCAATATCCACGCGAGGCCGAACTAATGGGCCTTGAGAGCCCTGTTTTGCCCGTGGCTGCGACCCGGAAATCTGCGGAGGCAAACCCATGA
- the flaF gene encoding flagellar biosynthesis regulator FlaF yields MYQMRYEDVMNDDMASAKERERALFDRSIAMLEAAKANGSGSREAIDAAYFTTKLWTTIIDDLGSEENVLPKELKAAIISVGIFVLKEIERIRQGESNDYATLIEITQSIRDGL; encoded by the coding sequence ATGTATCAGATGCGCTACGAAGATGTCATGAATGACGATATGGCGAGCGCCAAGGAACGGGAACGGGCATTGTTCGACCGTTCCATCGCAATGCTCGAGGCAGCGAAGGCAAATGGCAGCGGCTCGCGTGAGGCGATTGACGCGGCCTATTTCACGACAAAGCTCTGGACCACGATCATCGATGATCTGGGGTCCGAGGAAAATGTGCTGCCGAAGGAACTGAAGGCCGCGATCATTTCCGTCGGTATTTTCGTGCTGAAGGAAATCGAGCGCATCCGTCAGGGCGAAAGCAATGATTACGCCACGCTGATCGAGATCACACAATCGATCCGGGATGGGCTTTGA
- a CDS encoding flagellar hook-associated family protein produces the protein MKAQSISTYGATSALRALVAKNKAEMLKAQQEATTGTVFDVGLSLGSKSGQTVSLRKEYDRLSVLTDMNKLVQQRMNATQTAAGTIIENTQNFLGDLTGANNTAESASTIAKSAKSILNSVTGLLNTSYNGEYIFAGVNTDVKPVADYTEGSAAQTAVRQAFQTHFGFAIDDPQVANITGDEMKAFLEGDFADEFNDANWAANWSDASDTVIKSRISPTETADTSISANADGFRKTIMSAVMVAEFATIGLNNSAFEALTHQAMQTTTTAITETTSEQTTLGLAQSRTEAATTRIAAQQKILNQSVLNLEEVDPYEAATRVNALKTQIETSYSLTVQLQNMSLLNYLR, from the coding sequence ATGAAAGCGCAATCGATTTCCACCTATGGCGCAACGTCAGCCCTGCGAGCCCTTGTGGCGAAGAACAAGGCCGAAATGTTGAAGGCGCAGCAGGAAGCGACCACGGGAACCGTGTTCGATGTTGGTCTGTCGCTTGGCTCCAAGTCTGGCCAGACCGTATCGTTGCGCAAGGAATATGATCGCCTGAGCGTGCTTACAGACATGAACAAGCTGGTGCAGCAGCGCATGAATGCGACGCAGACCGCTGCCGGCACGATCATCGAGAACACGCAGAACTTTCTGGGCGACCTGACGGGCGCCAACAATACCGCCGAAAGTGCCTCCACGATTGCGAAGTCGGCAAAGTCTATTCTCAACTCCGTCACCGGTCTGCTCAACACCAGCTATAACGGCGAATATATCTTTGCCGGTGTAAACACTGATGTGAAGCCGGTTGCCGACTATACCGAAGGCAGCGCCGCGCAGACAGCGGTGCGCCAGGCGTTTCAGACGCATTTCGGTTTTGCCATCGACGATCCGCAGGTGGCGAACATCACCGGCGACGAAATGAAGGCCTTTCTGGAAGGTGATTTCGCTGACGAGTTCAACGATGCCAACTGGGCCGCAAACTGGTCGGATGCATCGGACACGGTGATCAAGAGCCGTATTTCGCCGACAGAAACGGCGGATACATCGATCTCGGCCAATGCTGACGGTTTCCGCAAGACCATCATGTCGGCGGTCATGGTGGCCGAATTCGCAACCATCGGCCTCAATAACTCGGCTTTTGAAGCCCTGACGCATCAGGCCATGCAGACGACGACGACGGCGATCACCGAAACCACCTCGGAACAGACGACGCTCGGTCTCGCCCAGTCGCGCACCGAAGCTGCAACCACGCGCATCGCGGCACAGCAAAAAATCCTGAACCAGTCTGTGCTCAATCTCGAAGAAGTCGATCCTTATGAAGCGGCGACACGCGTCAACGCTCTGAAGACACAGATTGAAACGTCCTATTCGCTGACGGTTCAGCTGCAGAATATGAGCCTGCTCAACTATCTCAGATAG
- the flgK gene encoding flagellar hook-associated protein FlgK, translated as MSLSSALLTAKSSLAATSKQTSVVSRNIAGANDPDYSRRTASLVSGPYGSLYVGISRSADEALFNKFIQSNSTASSSSILAGGLDRLSSLYSADNYSGSPSALIGDLRDALQTFAASPSNSALGDSVVSTAQSLANALNAGTKQVQSLRNDADREIADSVANINDLLAKFEKINQEIVGGTRANRDVSDYMDQRDSILKQLSGEIGITTMMRGDNDMVIFAENGVTLFETTARKVSFEQSTVLAPGIAGKAVLVDGVPLNHETFDQPYGTGRLSGLLQLRDQIAPQYQMQLDEIARNLVTMFAESDQTGVGADKTGLFSWAGSPDVPGAGVSAGIAGTIKVSSAFVTSEGGSSLLLRDGGANGADYKYNSEGGAGFSDRLRALNEAFSEPMTFNSVAGLATNSSLTDYSSSSISWLEGKRQKANSEFSYNATIASQADAALSNANGVDMDTEMALLLDLEHSYQASSRVLTTISAMLDDLLNAV; from the coding sequence ATGTCGCTTAGTTCTGCTCTTCTGACGGCCAAAAGTTCGCTTGCGGCAACGTCCAAGCAGACCTCCGTTGTCTCTCGCAATATTGCGGGCGCCAACGATCCGGATTATTCCCGGCGCACGGCTTCTCTCGTATCGGGGCCCTACGGTTCTCTTTACGTGGGCATCAGCCGGTCGGCGGATGAAGCCTTGTTCAACAAGTTCATCCAGTCCAACAGTACGGCTTCTTCCTCTTCCATTCTGGCAGGCGGGCTTGACCGCCTTTCGTCGCTTTATTCGGCAGATAATTATTCCGGTTCGCCATCGGCACTGATCGGCGATTTGCGCGATGCACTCCAGACCTTTGCCGCTTCTCCGTCCAACAGCGCGCTTGGCGACAGTGTTGTCTCCACGGCGCAATCGCTTGCCAATGCGCTCAATGCCGGAACCAAGCAGGTTCAGTCGCTGCGCAATGATGCGGACCGTGAAATCGCGGATTCCGTCGCCAACATCAATGATCTTCTCGCCAAGTTCGAAAAGATCAATCAGGAGATCGTCGGCGGTACGCGCGCCAATCGCGATGTCTCCGACTATATGGATCAGCGCGACTCGATCCTGAAGCAGCTTTCCGGCGAGATCGGCATCACCACCATGATGCGCGGCGATAATGACATGGTCATTTTTGCCGAGAACGGCGTGACACTCTTTGAGACCACGGCGCGCAAGGTGAGCTTCGAGCAATCGACTGTGCTGGCGCCGGGTATTGCCGGCAAGGCGGTACTGGTGGATGGCGTTCCGCTCAACCACGAGACATTCGACCAGCCTTATGGAACGGGCCGCCTGAGCGGCTTGCTGCAGCTGCGTGACCAGATCGCCCCGCAATATCAGATGCAGCTTGATGAGATTGCGCGCAATCTGGTGACGATGTTCGCCGAAAGCGACCAGACCGGCGTTGGCGCGGACAAGACGGGCCTGTTCAGCTGGGCCGGTTCGCCGGATGTTCCCGGTGCGGGCGTCTCGGCAGGCATTGCAGGCACTATCAAGGTGTCGTCGGCCTTCGTTACGTCGGAAGGCGGCAGCTCACTTCTTCTGCGCGACGGTGGGGCCAACGGGGCTGACTACAAGTACAATAGCGAAGGTGGGGCAGGTTTCAGCGATCGCCTGCGTGCGCTCAACGAAGCATTCTCCGAGCCGATGACTTTCAATTCGGTGGCGGGTCTGGCGACAAACTCCAGCCTGACGGACTACAGCTCATCATCGATCAGCTGGCTTGAAGGCAAGCGCCAGAAGGCCAACAGCGAATTCTCCTATAATGCGACGATTGCCAGCCAGGCAGACGCAGCCCTTTCCAACGCCAATGGTGTCGATATGGATACCGAAATGGCGCTGCTTCTCGATCTTGAACATTCCTATCAGGCATCGAGCCGGGTGCTGACCACGATCAGCGCAATGCTCGACGATCTTCTCAACGCGGTGTGA
- a CDS encoding flagellar hook protein FlgE — protein sequence MSLYGMMRTGVSGMNAQANRLSAVADNIANASTVGYKRAETQFSSLVLPSTGGQYNSGSVLTDVRYGISDQGGIRSTSSTTDLAIDGNGYFVVQGADGSTFLTRAGSFVPDKNGNLVNSAGYYLLGAGPNDPAGALTMAGLNIINVNSAALPPEASTSGNFTVNLPSTDQIPAAGEFNHKTSLISYNDKGEKITLDVYFTKTGADEWSVTVKNAADDAVVGGPTTLTFDPTTGDMTSAGGVAVDLGPYGGQNLNLNLGASTQRAGDYTISQAQINGQAPSAVKGVDVANDGSVVAIYENGTQKVLARIPLANVASPDRMTVVSGNVFLPSADSGDVRLGFPQSDGMGKVMSGTLEESNADIAQELTDMIEAQRSYTANSKVFQTGSELMDVLVNLKR from the coding sequence ATGAGCCTCTACGGTATGATGCGGACCGGTGTTTCGGGAATGAACGCGCAGGCGAACCGCCTGTCGGCGGTCGCTGACAACATCGCGAATGCGAGCACCGTCGGTTACAAGCGTGCGGAAACCCAGTTTTCGTCGCTCGTTCTGCCCAGCACTGGCGGACAGTATAATTCCGGCAGCGTTCTGACTGATGTTCGTTACGGCATTTCCGACCAGGGCGGCATCCGCTCCACATCGTCCACGACAGACCTTGCCATCGACGGCAACGGCTATTTTGTGGTGCAGGGGGCGGACGGCTCGACCTTCCTGACCCGTGCTGGCTCCTTCGTTCCCGACAAGAACGGTAATCTGGTCAACTCAGCCGGCTATTATCTGTTGGGCGCGGGCCCGAACGACCCGGCTGGCGCGCTGACAATGGCCGGTTTGAACATCATCAATGTCAACAGTGCAGCACTTCCGCCGGAGGCCAGCACGTCTGGCAATTTCACGGTCAATTTGCCGTCTACCGATCAGATCCCGGCGGCGGGTGAGTTCAATCACAAGACGTCGCTGATTTCCTATAATGACAAGGGCGAGAAGATCACGCTCGACGTTTATTTCACCAAGACCGGTGCGGATGAATGGAGCGTCACGGTCAAGAATGCTGCCGACGATGCAGTGGTCGGTGGTCCGACGACGCTGACATTCGATCCGACAACAGGCGACATGACGTCTGCCGGTGGTGTTGCGGTTGATCTTGGACCCTATGGCGGTCAGAATCTCAATCTCAATCTGGGTGCATCCACGCAGCGCGCAGGTGACTACACCATTTCGCAGGCGCAGATTAACGGTCAGGCACCATCTGCGGTCAAGGGCGTGGATGTGGCCAATGACGGTTCGGTCGTCGCCATCTACGAAAACGGCACACAGAAGGTTCTGGCGCGTATTCCGCTGGCCAATGTGGCAAGCCCTGATCGCATGACGGTTGTGAGCGGCAACGTGTTCCTGCCGAGCGCGGACTCGGGCGATGTCCGCCTCGGTTTCCCGCAGAGCGACGGCATGGGCAAGGTCATGTCGGGCACATTGGAGGAATCCAACGCCGATATTGCGCAGGAACTGACCGACATGATCGAGGCGCAGCGCAGTTATACGGCCAATTCGAAAGTATTCCAGACCGGTTCCGAACTGATGGACGTGCTGGTCAATCTGAAGAGATAA
- the ftcR gene encoding flagellar transcriptional regulator FtcR has translation MIVVVDDRDIVTEGYSSWFGREGITTTGFTPTDFDEWVESVPQQDIMAVEAFLIGECADQHRLPARIRERCKAPVIAVNDRPSLEHTLELFQSGVDDVVRKPVHVREILARINAIRRRAGASAASNDSGTELGPIRVFSDGRDPQINGIDFPLPRRERRILEYLIANRGRRLNKAQIFSAIYGIFDSEVEENVVESHISKLRKKLREQMGFDPIDSKRFLGYCINIE, from the coding sequence ATGATTGTTGTCGTAGACGACAGGGACATAGTGACTGAAGGATACTCTTCCTGGTTCGGTCGCGAAGGCATCACGACAACAGGTTTTACCCCTACCGATTTCGACGAATGGGTCGAGAGCGTTCCACAACAGGATATTATGGCTGTCGAAGCTTTTCTGATCGGCGAATGTGCAGATCAGCATCGCCTTCCAGCCCGGATTCGTGAACGCTGCAAGGCGCCCGTCATCGCCGTCAACGATCGCCCCTCGCTTGAACATACACTTGAGCTGTTTCAATCCGGGGTTGACGATGTTGTTCGCAAACCGGTGCATGTGCGTGAAATCCTTGCGCGCATCAATGCGATCCGCCGCCGTGCAGGTGCATCAGCTGCTTCCAACGACAGCGGCACTGAGCTCGGCCCGATCCGTGTTTTCTCCGATGGTCGTGATCCGCAGATCAATGGCATCGATTTTCCACTGCCGCGTCGCGAGCGCCGCATCCTGGAATATTTGATCGCCAATCGCGGTCGTCGCCTCAACAAGGCGCAGATTTTCAGCGCGATCTACGGCATCTTCGACAGTGAAGTCGAAGAAAACGTCGTTGAAAGCCATATCAGCAAGTTGCGGAAGAAGCTGCGTGAGCAGATGGGTTTCGATCCGATCGATTCCAAGCGCTTCCTCGGCTACTGCATCAATATCGAGTGA
- a CDS encoding transglycosylase SLT domain-containing protein produces the protein MMAAAAVWLSDSSPARAENICEREMHRASARYDVPLGILYAVGLTETGRKNSLQPYAMNIEGRAEFMPSQMAAVRRFEEVRAEGAKLVDLGCMQINYYYHGKEFPSVAAMLMPSLNVDYAARFLRQLRQREGNWTMAVARYHAGPNNDPAQKRYVCRVMTNMVATGFGNWTPQARSFCFG, from the coding sequence ATGATGGCCGCGGCCGCGGTCTGGTTGTCTGATAGCAGCCCGGCCCGCGCCGAAAATATCTGCGAGCGTGAAATGCACCGGGCATCCGCCCGCTACGATGTGCCGCTTGGCATACTCTACGCGGTCGGCCTCACGGAAACCGGTCGCAAGAACTCGCTGCAACCTTATGCGATGAATATTGAAGGCCGTGCCGAATTTATGCCATCGCAAATGGCGGCGGTGAGACGCTTCGAGGAAGTGCGGGCCGAAGGTGCGAAGCTGGTCGACCTCGGTTGCATGCAGATCAACTATTATTATCACGGCAAGGAATTTCCGTCGGTCGCCGCGATGCTGATGCCGAGCCTCAATGTTGATTATGCGGCGCGTTTTCTGCGGCAGCTTCGACAGCGCGAAGGCAACTGGACGATGGCGGTTGCGCGCTATCACGCAGGCCCGAACAACGACCCCGCCCAGAAGCGTTATGTCTGTCGCGTGATGACGAATATGGTCGCCACCGGCTTCGGAAACTGGACGCCACAGGCGCGAAGCTTCTGCTTTGGCTGA
- the fliK gene encoding flagellar hook-length control protein FliK produces the protein MSIDILLNSTSRLASLARNSGPSQAKAEGEAQDNADPAKLFSSLLEKPQGKVEKKSDSEANAGSDETDTKDEEGSKPVALFALPQNLLSLDASSPELKGANHSFSTPNTAKNDTNAPDPLSALIKDIDPKQVEGQGGELQADLKKRTPETVPSKAAAILTASTKPDQAINQDAPKATGDNQAENASDDLASLLKTDKGSAQQQSGQMPDRTDIQQQPPAKGNAPADIKAATTPSQAAARIADIQVVSERSFGTVKTLQIKLDPVELGAVTARIRVASEGIEVHLVAEKTHAAEALAADRSMIEKALKAAGIADDAKISVTVADRNAAGAVQQAQASQNAGQQQASGQQPGQQQAFNMQQGFDGRNGAEAQAGFMGGEGRQNGESGQAGRERSDMQTAHDNGNGISRNDGRGRGLVV, from the coding sequence ATGAGCATTGATATTTTGCTGAATTCCACCAGCCGACTTGCTTCGCTCGCCCGAAATTCAGGTCCTTCCCAGGCAAAAGCCGAGGGTGAGGCGCAGGATAATGCTGACCCGGCAAAATTGTTCAGTTCGCTTCTCGAAAAGCCTCAGGGCAAGGTCGAAAAGAAGAGCGACAGCGAAGCCAATGCGGGTTCGGATGAGACAGATACGAAGGATGAGGAAGGTTCAAAGCCGGTCGCTCTGTTTGCCCTGCCACAAAATCTCCTTTCTTTGGACGCTTCTTCGCCTGAATTGAAAGGGGCAAATCACAGTTTTTCCACGCCGAATACTGCGAAAAACGACACAAATGCCCCCGATCCGCTTTCTGCCTTAATTAAAGACATCGATCCGAAGCAGGTCGAGGGGCAGGGGGGCGAGCTGCAGGCCGATCTGAAGAAGCGCACGCCTGAAACAGTGCCTTCGAAGGCTGCAGCAATCTTGACGGCCAGCACCAAACCGGATCAGGCAATCAATCAGGACGCACCGAAGGCTACCGGCGACAATCAGGCCGAAAACGCTTCGGACGATCTCGCCAGCCTTCTGAAAACTGATAAGGGGTCGGCACAGCAGCAGTCGGGTCAAATGCCTGACAGAACTGATATCCAGCAGCAGCCACCCGCAAAGGGTAACGCGCCTGCAGACATCAAGGCAGCCACCACGCCATCGCAGGCAGCAGCCCGGATAGCCGACATTCAGGTGGTTTCCGAGCGCAGCTTCGGAACGGTCAAGACCTTGCAGATCAAGCTCGATCCGGTTGAGCTTGGAGCGGTGACGGCGCGTATCCGTGTGGCGTCGGAAGGTATCGAGGTGCATCTCGTCGCTGAAAAGACCCATGCGGCGGAAGCGCTCGCCGCTGACCGCTCGATGATTGAGAAAGCACTGAAAGCGGCGGGCATTGCAGACGATGCGAAAATTTCAGTGACTGTCGCCGACCGCAACGCGGCGGGTGCCGTGCAGCAGGCACAGGCATCGCAGAATGCGGGCCAGCAACAGGCCAGTGGCCAGCAACCGGGTCAGCAGCAAGCTTTCAACATGCAGCAGGGCTTCGACGGGCGAAACGGCGCTGAGGCACAGGCGGGTTTTATGGGCGGTGAGGGCAGGCAGAATGGCGAATCCGGTCAGGCAGGACGCGAGCGTTCAGACATGCAAACCGCTCATGACAACGGGAACGGTATTTCTCGCAATGATGGCCGCGGCCGCGGTCTGGTTGTCTGA